AGGACATCCGCATCGCCCTGGACGAGTGGAACTACTGGTACGGGCCGTACCTGTACGGCGAACTGGGCACCCGCTATTTCCAGCGCGACGCCCTGGGCTGCGCCGCCGCGCTTCACGCCATGTTCCGGAACAGCGACCTCTTTTTCATGGCAAACTATGCCCAGACGGTCAACGTCATCGGGGCGATTAAGACCACCGGAACGAAGGCCTGGCTGGAGACCACCGGACAGGTTTTGAAACTCTACCGGCATCACTTTGGGAGCATCCCGGTGGCGGTCAAGGCGGACCATAAAGGGCTGGACATCGCCGCCGCGTGGACGGAGGACCGGAGCACCCTGACCCTGGCCGCCGTGAACACCACGGGCAAGTCCATGACAGTCACCCTGGATGCTCGGGGCATAGACCTGCCCGAAAAGGCCGGGGGCTGGACCATTCAGCACGACGACCCTGACGCCTTCAACGACGAGAACAGCATGGACAATGTGGCCATGCGGGAAGTGTCCGTTGCCATTGCCGCCGGGACGCTGGAACTGGCGCCTTACAGTGTGACCTTGCTGCGGCTGCCCGCAGCCCACTAAACTACGGAACCGCCCCGGCGGAAAAGGTTCTATTGTCGTCGGAATCGAACAGAGGAGGAATTGTGATGGGCAAGGCGAGCGTGTGTTTCATGACGGCGTTGTTCTGTCTGGCCATGGCGGCGGGTATGCCCGTGCACGGCGCGGTGACCATGGAACCCTTTGGGACAACGGCGGAGGGGCAGGCCATTTCCCTTTACACCCTGTCCAACGCCAAGGGCATGGAGGTAAAAATCATCAACTTCGGGGCCATTGTCCAGTCCCTGAAAGTGCCGGACCGCGACGGCAAGCCGGCGGATGTCGTGCTCGGCTTCGACACGTTGGACGGGTATGCGGCGGAGCACCCCTATTTCGGCGCGGTTGTGGGCCGCTACGGCAACCGCATCGCTAAGGGAAAGTTCTCACTGGACGGAAAAGAACACACCCTCGCCACGAACAACCCGCCCAACGCGCTGCATGGCGGGCTGAAAGGCTTTGACAAGCAGGTGTGGACCGCGACACCACTGGAGGGGGACGGCGCGCCGGGGCTGCGGCTGCAACTGGTCAGCCCGGACGGGGACCAGGGTTATCCCGGCACCTTGACGGTCACGGTCACCTACACGCTGACGGACGACAACGGGCTGGAAATCCAGTATGAGGCGGCCACGGACGCGCCGACGGTGCTGAACCTCACCAACCACAGCTATTTCAACCTGAACGGCGCGGGGAACGGCGACATTCTGGGGCATTTGGTGATGATCAACGCGGACCGGTTCACACCCGTGGACGAAACCCTGATCCCCACGGGCGAGCTGCGCCCCGTGGCGGGCACGCCCTTCGATTTCACCAGCCCCAAAGCCCTGGGCCGCGACATCAACCAGGACGACGAGCAAATAAAGTATGGCCTCGGCTACGACCACAATTTTGTTCTGAAAAAGGAGACGCCGGGCACTTTGACCCTCGCGGCGCGGGTACACAGCCCCGAAAGCGGCCGGGTCATGGATGTTTTCACAGAGGAGCCGGGACTTCAGTTTTACTCAGGGAACTTCCTCGACGGCACGAACAAGGGCAAGGGCGGAAAAGTCTACCAGCACCGGTTTGGGTTCTGCATGGAGACCCAGCATTTCCCCGACTCGCCCAACCAGCCCGGCTTCCCCAGCGTTGTGCTGAGGCCGGGCGACAAGTACGCGACCAAAACGGTGTACAAGTTTTCTGTGGAGTAGCGGCCTTGATGACTCCCCGGAATTTCTAAACCAATGAACAGGCAGTGAAATGGCCGCACCGTCATGCTGAAATGTCCACAAGTGATCCACGCCGTTTTTCTCTCCGTCATGCCGCTGCTGTGCGTTTGCGCGCAGGGGAGCACGGACAGAGAGGCCCCCGCGCCGTTGTACGTTGACCCTGTTTATGACGGCGCCGCAGACCCGACGCTCGTCTGGAACCGGGAGGAAAAGTCCTGGTGGATGTTCTATACCGCCCGACGCGCGAACGCGCCCGATGAGCCCGGTGTGCGCTGGGTGCACGGCACCGACATCGGCATTGCGGTCTCATCCGACGGCGGCCATAGTTGGAACTACCGCGGAATGGCACGGGGGCTCCCGTTTGAGCCGGGGCCGAACACCTGGTGGGCGCCCGAGGTCGTCTGGCACGGGGACCGTTACCACATGTTTGTGAGTTATGTGCCGGGAATGCCCTCCGACTGGTCGGGCCCGCGGCACATCCTCCACTACACCAGTGAAAATCTCGCGGACTGGCGGAAAGAGAGCCGTTTGAATTTGTCCAGTGAACGCGTGATCGATCCGTGCGTGTTCCGCCTCCCGGACGGGACATGGCGGATGTGGTACAAGGACGAGGCGGACAGTTCCCATATCCATGCCGCGGACAGCGCCGACCTGCACGCGTGGCGTGTTGTCGGACCTGCCGAAAGCAGCCGGGGCCAGGAGGCGCCAAACGTCTTTCGCCTGGGCGGCTTCTACTGGATGTTGACGGACAGTGCCCATCTGAACCTGTACCGTTCGACAGACGCTGTTTCATGGGATTACCGTGGTCCGTTCATGCGGGAGAAGGGGCGGCGCAGGGATGACAACTGGGCGGCACAGCATCCCGACGTGGTTGTGCTCGGCGACGCGGCCTACATCGTCTATTTTGTGCATCCTTACGGGAAGGAGCACGTTGAACCCGGCAAACACCGGTCCGTGATCCAAATTGCCGGACTCGTGGTCCGCGACGGGGAACTGGTCGCCCTGCGGGACGACCCGTTCGTCCTCGACCTGGCGCCGCCGCCGGGAGGCCTTTATCACGGAGAGTGGAAACCGCCGGACGCCCCGTCGCCCGGCGGACATGCAGGCAAAGCAACACAGGAGAGTTGACAATGACCAGTTTTTCCAGGAACAGGCTGTTTGCGGCTGCCGCGCTTCTTTTCGCGGCCACAGCCGGACTGTGCGCCTGCGCGCCCGCCGCCGACGGTGCGGATGTCCGCTGGGACCTGGAGGAGGGGCGCTGGAGCGCGGAGAAGGCCAACGCATGGCAGGCGACGCAGGGCTGGCTTGCCGGGGCGAATTTCGTTCCCAGCACCGCGTCAAACCAGTTCGAGATGTGGCAGGCGGAGACGTGGGACCCGGAAACCATTGACCGGGAACTGGGCTGGGCGGCCTCCCTCGGCTTTAACGTGATGCGGGTATATCTGCATGACATGCTGTGGACGGCGGACGCGGAGGGCTTCGCGGGCCGCATAGACAGGTACCTTTCCATTGCCGACAAGCATGGCATCAAAACCATATTGGTGCCCCTGGACAGCGTTTGGGATCCGTTCCCGAATCTCGGCCCGCAGGCGGAGCCGGTCCCGCACGTGCACAACTCCCGCTGGCTGCAAAGCCCGCACATTGACATCCAGAAGGACCCGTCGCGTTACGACGAGCTGAAGCCCTATGTGACGGGCCTCCTGACCAGATTCAAGGACGACGCGCGCATCCTCGCCTGGGACCTGTTCAACGAGCCGGGCAACCCCGTGCCGCAGTACCAGCCCAAAGAGGGCTGGACCCGCGAGGAGAAGGAGGCGGCCCACCTCATCCTGCTGGGCAAGCTCTTCGACTGGGCGCGGGAGGTGAACCCCTCGCAGCCGCTGACGGCGGGGGTGTGGGTCAACGTGGGCGGGCGCGTCAATCCCGTCGATCCCCTGGACAGGATGATGCTAGAACGCTCCGACATCATCACCTTCCACACCTATGACCGGCTTCCCGCTGCGAAAAGGGCGGTGGAATGGCTGAAGAAGTCCGGCCGACCCATCATCTGCACCGAGTACATGTCGCGGGGCTCCGGCAGCACCTTTGAAACGATCATGCCCTACTTCAAGGAGCAGGGCGTGGGCGCCGTGAACTGGGGGCTCGTCAACGGCCGCTCGCAGACCATCTACCCGTGGGACTCCTGGGACAAGAAGTACACTGAGGAACCAACTCCCTGGTTCCACGATGTGTTCCGGAAGGACGGCACGCCCTACTCCGCGGACGAGGCCGCGCTGATCCGGAAACTCACAGGCGCGGAAAAGTAGGCCGCGAAATGACGGTAAAACATGCAACAGCGCCTCCATCCATGGAGTGACTTAAAAATAGACTGGAACATGCGATGCGTGGTCCCCCTTGGAAGGGGGTGGCCCCGGAGGGGCCGGGGGATGTCTCTTCCCGCTTAATCCACAATAACATCCCCCGGTCGCTTCGCGACCACCCCCTTCAAAGGGGGACGGGTCAGGAATCGCTTCGCGACCACCTGCCTTCGCCGGAGGCTACGGCAAGGCACGGCCCCCCTCAAAGGGGAACAGATCGGAGGTCTGCCCGGTGAACATATTGTCTTTTGCCGTGACCTGCGCCCTGCTGCTGTGCGCGCCGAATCCGGTTCTGCCGGGCACAAATGATGTCGGCGTCCTCCGCCATGCCGGAAAGTATTACCTCATGGGCATGGGCACCTCGGGCGGGATTTATGTGTCCGGGGACCTGTCGAACTGGTCGGGGCCGCATCACGCCTTTTCCATGGAAAACGCCTGGACTGAAGGCCCCTCGGCCACGGACGAGAACATCCACGCCTGCGACCTGGTGCTGCTGAACGGCGTGTTCCACCTTTACTGGTCGGTGAACCATGGCGAACTGCGCCAGATTGGCCATGCCGTGGGGGACAACCCGCTGGGGCCTTACAGGGAACCAGCGCATGATGTCCCCTTTGACGGGCGCATAGACCCGCAATGCTTCCAGGATGCGGACGGGCGGCTGTACTTTTACACCGTGAAGTTCGGCATGGGCAACATCATCTGGGGGCAGCCCATGGCCGACCCGTGGACTTTGACGGACAAGCCCGTGCGGTTGCTGACACCATCACGGGACACCTGGGAAACCCTCGACCAGCCCCCGCAATTCGTCAACGAGGGGCCTTTTGTGGTGCGGCACCGGGACCGGTATTACATGGTGTACAACGCGAACCACACCAGCCGCCAGTTCGGCAACTACGCCCTCGGTGTGGCCGAGGCGGACACCCCCCTCGGATTCAAAAATGCCGGCAAGTACCCCTTCCCGGTGCTGCGCTCGAACCGCGACCCGAAACACGAAGGCGTGACACCGGAGCCTGACACACCGGAAGTGAAGAACTGCGGCCAGCCCAACCTGGTGCGTGGGCCCAACGGCATCGAATGGTGGCTGGTCTATTTCGCGGACCAGCAGCGCCGTGCGCAATATATTGACCGGGCACACTTTTTCGGGCGGGAATTGTATATCGAGGGTCCGACCCTTGCGGAAATCCCCGGTTACCAGCCTGTTCCGGCAATCCCCTCGTTTTGGGACCTTTTTGACGGCAGCGAGCCCCTTGACGAAAGGTGGTCCAGGGACGGCGCATGGCAAAAGGAAAACGGGGTCCTGCGGGCCGCCGGTGAAGAGGGCGCCGTGTTCGCCCGGACGAAAATGGCGGACGCCGCCCATTATGTGAGCGAAACGGTTCTTCGGCACGGCGGCGGCGGGGCGGGGCGCCTTGGTGTGGCCGCATGGAGGGGCAACGATCTGCTCCTGCTCGCCGGGCTGGACCGTGCGGATAATACCGCTTTTCTCAATCTTTGCCCCGGCGGGACCTGCGGGGAGGAGCGTGTTTCCCTGCCCCCGGACTTCAACTGGGACGGGCCGCACACCCTGCGGGTGGAAAACAATGCGGGCCAATTTGCCGTCCACCTTGGCGCGGTTTTGCTGAAATTCACCGGCGCGCGGACGGAGAAGAATCAGCCGGTCCAGGCGGGGCTTTTCGCAGAGGGCTGCGCCGCGTCCTTCGACAGTTTCCTGCTCACCCACGGCTGGGAGGAGTGGGGCGCCGGGATTCGCGGTTGGGAGACCCGGGAAGGCCGCGAGCAGAAGGGCGGGAAGGACGGTCTGGCGCTCGCGCCGGGTGAGTCGGTCTTCAAGGGCGGGCTGCCGCTCCAATATGAATTTTCCCTGCAGGTCCGTTCTGAGGGGGTGGGCGGCGTTTATCCGGTGTACAGGGATGAGGACAATTACGCGTGCTTGACCTTTGACCGGGACTTCACGACAATAAGGTTCTCGGGCAGGCGTCATGGCCAGCCCCAGCCATCCGTCGAGTTTTCCGTGCGGAAACGGATTCACCGGGCCCATGACGCCGCCGTGAACGGCGACAACCTCCGGGTGGTGAAGTTCGGGGACCGCCTGATTCTCTTTGCCGAAGGGTATGAACTGGGCACAATCATGGGAGACTGGCCGGTGTCCCGCGCCGGTCTCTTTGCGGAAAAAGGCCGCTGCGCCTTTGACGGGATTACGCTTTACGAGCTCCCGTGAAGACCGGGCGGCGGGCACGAACGCCAGGGAAAGGTGACCGTCATGGAGCTTGTCCGCGCCCAGGAGATCATGTTCTCGCACCCCGAACACGCCCAGACCCCGCGCGCGCCTGAGTACGCCTTCGGCGCCGCCTGCATAGTGGACCGGTTCTGTCCCATATTCGAGGCGGCCGTACCAATCATAGATGTGGGCTTCATGCACGCGGACGCGGTGTACGACGTGGTGAGTGTGAGCCGGGGCATGTTTTTCCGGCTGGGCGAGCACCAGGCCCGTTTCGCGCGGGCCTGCGCGGCCATCCGGGTGCGCAACCCCCATGATCAGGCGCGCGAGGCGGAAATCCTGAACGAGCTGGTCGCCCGCGCGGGTTTGCGCGACGCCTATGTCTGGTGGACCGTCACGCGCGGGGTGCCGCCCATGGGCCGGAACGAGATGGTGGACCCGGAGAAGTTCGAGAACCGCTTCTACGCGTTCGCCGTTCCCTTTGTGTTCATGTTCGACGACGACCAGCGCGCGCGCGGGGTGGACCTCGTGATCAGCCGCGACCGCATCCGGATACCGCCGAAAGCGGTGGACCCCATGGCGAAGAACTTCCACTGGCTGGACATGCAGATGGCGCTCTTCGAGGCGGGGGACCGGGGCGGAGAGTGGGCCGTGCTCACGGACGCCGACGGGTATCTCGCGGAGGCGGCGGGCGCCAACATCTTCGCCGTCATCGGCGGGGCGGTGGTCACGCCGGACTCGGGCTGCCTTGACGGCCTGACCCGAAAAAGCGTCCTGGAGCTCTGCGGGGAACTTGGTGTTCCGGCGGGATGCCGGCGCGTCCATGCCGACGAACTGCGGGACGCGGACGAGGTGTTCATGACCACCACTGCGGGCAGCGTCATGCCGGTGCGCAGTGTGGACGGCAGTTCCGTCGCCCCAGGCGGCGGCGCCGGGGAACTCTCCGTCCGTCTGCATAATCTATACTGGGAGAAACGCTGGGCCGGATGGCACGGCACCCCGGTGCGGTATGATTCCGCAGCGGCGCAATAACCGAACACCGCCCGCCATTGTGGCCCGCGGAGACAAGAAAAAGGACCGTTTTCATGGCACCCATTGACAGCACGCCCGCCCCGCTCCGGCTTGAACGTTCCGGGGGCACCCTCGAACGGCGCAAGGGCGTGTACATCGCCCAGCTCAGGGGGAGTTACTCGGAGATGGGCCGCCAGCACGGGGAACTGGCCGCCGCCGCGTGCGGCGACATTGTCCCGCAGTATGTGAACCAACTGGTCCGGAAACTGGTGGCCCACACGCTGCCGTCCGTGGCCGCGCCCGCCGCCGCCCTGCTGAAGGCCTGGTTCCAACTGCGCAACCGGGAAGAGCTGGGCGCGGACATGCGCGAACAGTTGGCGGCGCTGGCCGCGGCGCACGGGTTTCCCTCGGCCATGGCCGAACGGCTGTTCATGGTGCCGGACATCTTCCATTATCTGGCCGGGCGCAGTTTCGCGGCCCTCGCCCCGCCCCCGTCCTGCTCGGCGTTTTTCGCCCACGGCGGCGCCACCAGGGACGGGAAACTGCTCATTGCACGCAATTTTGATTTCTTCGGGCGCGGCGTGTGGAACGCCAACAACGCCTTCATCGTCATGCACCCGAGGGGCGGGCGCAGTTTCTGCTGGGTGGGCGCGCTGGGCGTGCCCGCCAGCGGGCAGGGCTTCAACGAGAGCGGCCTGTTTGTGGGGCTGCACTCGAATTTTCCGAATGACGTGAGCACCAGGGGCGTGCCCATCTTCAAGATCGTCCATGACATCCTGGCGGAATGCGCCACCCTGGACGAGGCCGTCGCCCGCGTCACCGTCAGGCCCCGCACCTGCGGGCTCTCCCTGTTCATCGTGGACACCCGCGCGCGGGACGCCGCCGTGGTCGGCTACTCCGCCCGGCACGCGGAGACGCTTCGTCCTGAGAATGAGGTGCTGGTGCGGGCCAACCACTACGTCACGCCCCCCATGCAGCGCTTCGAGGTGGGCCCGCACCCCTGGCGGGCCAACTCCGTGGGGCGGATGCGCCGCATCACGGAACTGCTGGGGGAACGGCGCGGCGCGCTCGACGCCGGGGGCGCACCGTCCATCCTGAGTGACATTGTGGACCCCTTCGAGGGGCGGCGGGTGCTTGTGGGCAATGTCGTGGCCGCGCCGCACAACGTGCAGAGCCTTGTCATGAGCCCGGACGAGGACACCGTCTGGCTGGCGCACGGGGACCTGCCCCTGTGCCACAGTGAGCGCTACCGCGGCTTCAGCGTCTCCGCCCTGCTGGAGGGGGATGAAAGCCGCTATGAGACCGGGGACCTGTCCGGCGGCGGACAGTTGAGTGAAACGGAGCGCGCCGCCCTGCTCGAGTACGAGGAGGCGTGGTCGTCGTACATGGACCATCTGGACTACGACCGGGCCGTGTTTCATCTGCGGCGAGGCGCGGAGCTGACCCCGGAAGAGTCCGTGTTCCCGCGCATGGCGGGCATCCTGCTCCTGAAAGAGAAGCGCTTTTCCCAGGCCCTGCCGCTGCTCCTGCGGAACGCGGAACACGAACACCGCGACCCGGTGAACCGCGCGGAGGCGCACGTGTGGGCGGGGCGCTGCCTCGACCTCATGGGGCGCCGCGCCGAGGCCCTCGCGCAGTATGACACCGCCTCGAAACTCGACGCGCCGCCCGTTTCCGCCGCCGCCGCGCGCCACCTGGAGAAACCGTTCCGGCGCATGGACCTGTTCCATGTGATGCCGGAGTTCATGCTGGGCACCGGGCTGGCGAAATACTAATACAAAGCCCTCCTCAGTGGGGGCGCACGGCGAGGAAGTCCAGGCCGATGGGCTTGCCCGCCTCCACGGCGGTGAGCACCAGTTCATGGGCGCCCGCGGCCAGTTCCCGCTGGCCCGCCCCGAACACGCGGGACTGCACGCCGTGGGGGATGTCCAGCGACAGCGTTTCCTTGCCGTCAAACTTCACGGCCTCGCCGTTGACCGCGGCGCGGAACGCGCCCGCGCCGGGCTGGAGCATGCAGGCGATGTTCAGGCTGTGCTTCACCGCCTCCGCCGTGTGGAAGGTCAGGGTGAGGGTCTGCCCGTTTTCCGTTGGCGTCCACACCATCACCTGGCCACCCTGCCACAGGGGACCGGCGAGCAGTTCCACCGGCGCGTCCGGCGCGGCCAGCGC
This sequence is a window from Candidatus Hydrogenedentota bacterium. Protein-coding genes within it:
- a CDS encoding family 43 glycosylhydrolase, with amino-acid sequence MNILSFAVTCALLLCAPNPVLPGTNDVGVLRHAGKYYLMGMGTSGGIYVSGDLSNWSGPHHAFSMENAWTEGPSATDENIHACDLVLLNGVFHLYWSVNHGELRQIGHAVGDNPLGPYREPAHDVPFDGRIDPQCFQDADGRLYFYTVKFGMGNIIWGQPMADPWTLTDKPVRLLTPSRDTWETLDQPPQFVNEGPFVVRHRDRYYMVYNANHTSRQFGNYALGVAEADTPLGFKNAGKYPFPVLRSNRDPKHEGVTPEPDTPEVKNCGQPNLVRGPNGIEWWLVYFADQQRRAQYIDRAHFFGRELYIEGPTLAEIPGYQPVPAIPSFWDLFDGSEPLDERWSRDGAWQKENGVLRAAGEEGAVFARTKMADAAHYVSETVLRHGGGGAGRLGVAAWRGNDLLLLAGLDRADNTAFLNLCPGGTCGEERVSLPPDFNWDGPHTLRVENNAGQFAVHLGAVLLKFTGARTEKNQPVQAGLFAEGCAASFDSFLLTHGWEEWGAGIRGWETREGREQKGGKDGLALAPGESVFKGGLPLQYEFSLQVRSEGVGGVYPVYRDEDNYACLTFDRDFTTIRFSGRRHGQPQPSVEFSVRKRIHRAHDAAVNGDNLRVVKFGDRLILFAEGYELGTIMGDWPVSRAGLFAEKGRCAFDGITLYELP
- a CDS encoding cellulase family glycosylhydrolase produces the protein MTSFSRNRLFAAAALLFAATAGLCACAPAADGADVRWDLEEGRWSAEKANAWQATQGWLAGANFVPSTASNQFEMWQAETWDPETIDRELGWAASLGFNVMRVYLHDMLWTADAEGFAGRIDRYLSIADKHGIKTILVPLDSVWDPFPNLGPQAEPVPHVHNSRWLQSPHIDIQKDPSRYDELKPYVTGLLTRFKDDARILAWDLFNEPGNPVPQYQPKEGWTREEKEAAHLILLGKLFDWAREVNPSQPLTAGVWVNVGGRVNPVDPLDRMMLERSDIITFHTYDRLPAAKRAVEWLKKSGRPIICTEYMSRGSGSTFETIMPYFKEQGVGAVNWGLVNGRSQTIYPWDSWDKKYTEEPTPWFHDVFRKDGTPYSADEAALIRKLTGAEK
- a CDS encoding aminotransferase class IV, with the protein product MELVRAQEIMFSHPEHAQTPRAPEYAFGAACIVDRFCPIFEAAVPIIDVGFMHADAVYDVVSVSRGMFFRLGEHQARFARACAAIRVRNPHDQAREAEILNELVARAGLRDAYVWWTVTRGVPPMGRNEMVDPEKFENRFYAFAVPFVFMFDDDQRARGVDLVISRDRIRIPPKAVDPMAKNFHWLDMQMALFEAGDRGGEWAVLTDADGYLAEAAGANIFAVIGGAVVTPDSGCLDGLTRKSVLELCGELGVPAGCRRVHADELRDADEVFMTTTAGSVMPVRSVDGSSVAPGGGAGELSVRLHNLYWEKRWAGWHGTPVRYDSAAAQ
- a CDS encoding family 43 glycosylhydrolase, with the protein product MPLLCVCAQGSTDREAPAPLYVDPVYDGAADPTLVWNREEKSWWMFYTARRANAPDEPGVRWVHGTDIGIAVSSDGGHSWNYRGMARGLPFEPGPNTWWAPEVVWHGDRYHMFVSYVPGMPSDWSGPRHILHYTSENLADWRKESRLNLSSERVIDPCVFRLPDGTWRMWYKDEADSSHIHAADSADLHAWRVVGPAESSRGQEAPNVFRLGGFYWMLTDSAHLNLYRSTDAVSWDYRGPFMREKGRRRDDNWAAQHPDVVVLGDAAYIVYFVHPYGKEHVEPGKHRSVIQIAGLVVRDGELVALRDDPFVLDLAPPPGGLYHGEWKPPDAPSPGGHAGKATQES
- a CDS encoding galactose mutarotase, producing the protein MGKASVCFMTALFCLAMAAGMPVHGAVTMEPFGTTAEGQAISLYTLSNAKGMEVKIINFGAIVQSLKVPDRDGKPADVVLGFDTLDGYAAEHPYFGAVVGRYGNRIAKGKFSLDGKEHTLATNNPPNALHGGLKGFDKQVWTATPLEGDGAPGLRLQLVSPDGDQGYPGTLTVTVTYTLTDDNGLEIQYEAATDAPTVLNLTNHSYFNLNGAGNGDILGHLVMINADRFTPVDETLIPTGELRPVAGTPFDFTSPKALGRDINQDDEQIKYGLGYDHNFVLKKETPGTLTLAARVHSPESGRVMDVFTEEPGLQFYSGNFLDGTNKGKGGKVYQHRFGFCMETQHFPDSPNQPGFPSVVLRPGDKYATKTVYKFSVE